One genomic segment of Candidatus Poribacteria bacterium includes these proteins:
- a CDS encoding type II toxin-antitoxin system HicB family antitoxin — protein MKLKIVIHDAEEGGYWAEVPSIAGCATQGETFAELLENIYEAIEGCLSVDVTA, from the coding sequence ATGAAACTGAAGATTGTCATTCACGACGCTGAAGAAGGTGGATATTGGGCGGAAGTGCCATCAATCGCAGGCTGTGCCACACAAGGTGAGACGTTTGCGGAATTGCTCGAAAACATCTACGAAGCAATTGAGGGGTGTCTATCCGTAGACGTTACCGCATAA